The genomic region AGACATTCTGCCGCACCGCAAATGCCAGTGCGCCGCGTCTTGGCGTTCAGCACCACCTCCAGCGCCTTCTTTGCATCGGCCGTTTTGTCGATATAAATATGCACGATGCCTTCGAGATGCGCAAACACCGGAACCCGCGCCTCACGCTGGACCAGCCCCACCAGTCCCTTGCCACCGCGTGGGACGATAACGTCAACATAGTCGGTCATCGTCAGCAATTGCTGAACGGCGGCGCGGTCCCGGGTCGGAACCAGTTGGATCGCATCCAGCGGCAGTCCGGCGGCAGTCAGCCCGGTGACCAGACAGGCCTGGATGGCCTGGCTTGAGTGGAAACTCTCGGATCCGCAGCGCAGGATCACCGCATTGCCGGACTTCAGGCACAGCGCTCCCGCGTCAGCCGTCACATTCGGGCGGCTTTCATAGATCACCCCAATAACCCCCAAAGGCGTGCGAATCCGTTGGATATTGAGGCCCGACGGCTGATCCCATTGTTCCAAAATCTGACCAACCGGATCGCCCTGTTCAGCAACCGCGCGCAGGCCGTCGACGATGCTCTGGATCCTGGTATCGTCCAGCATCAACCGGTCCATCATCGCAGCGGACAGGCCTTTGGCGCGGCCAAATTCCAGATCGCGTTGGTTGGCGGCGATGATCTCACCCCGCTGCGCCCAGACCGCATCACCTGCGGCCCTCAGCGCCCGGCGCTTGTCTGCGCCCGATGCGGTGGCCAAAATTTGCGACGCGGCTTTGGCACGGGCACCAATATCGGCCATGAGTTCGGGAATGTTTTCAATGTCTTTCATCAGTTGCAGGCCTTTCCCAATGTGGGGCGCTAGAGAGTTTTTTGCCTCCGGCGGAGGTATTTTCAACAAGAAGAAGAGTCAGAGCGCCATATCATCGCGGTGGATCA from Parasedimentitalea psychrophila harbors:
- a CDS encoding glutamate-5-semialdehyde dehydrogenase, producing the protein MKDIENIPELMADIGARAKAASQILATASGADKRRALRAAGDAVWAQRGEIIAANQRDLEFGRAKGLSAAMMDRLMLDDTRIQSIVDGLRAVAEQGDPVGQILEQWDQPSGLNIQRIRTPLGVIGVIYESRPNVTADAGALCLKSGNAVILRCGSESFHSSQAIQACLVTGLTAAGLPLDAIQLVPTRDRAAVQQLLTMTDYVDVIVPRGGKGLVGLVQREARVPVFAHLEGIVHIYIDKTADAKKALEVVLNAKTRRTGICGAAECLLIHRDICETLGKDILSALMAAGVEIRAQEGLPGPENMVTASEADWGCEYLDMIIAAKRVDSIEDAISHIRRHHSQHTDCIITEDPDAVQTFFSELDSAILMHNASTQFADGSEFGMGAEIGIATGKMHARGPVGAAQLTSFKYLVRGNGTIRS